The following coding sequences lie in one Lysobacter capsici genomic window:
- a CDS encoding alpha/beta hydrolase family protein yields the protein MDKMHGFERVTPRRPALERLTLGFALALAAVTAAQAKPAVPTVEQLAAFPAVSSFSLSPDGKHLAALQARGEERVILVWDTGALDKAPTVIGSAKMKLQGVSFIKDDLLAVSLWQPYDLRADRLYKTFTNKLMITDLQGKQWREPMPQQRAESRDEQVRQALSVPSILDTLPNDPDHVLVINRVGSTSGDVYKVDLRSFKAERVQRSHDRVAGYLTDAQGNLAARLSNDTDGKGAFVAAQFRNPKSGEWEEHFRSYVKSRDEVEVVGFADDPNIAFVRSNVGRDKSVIYEYDIAAKRKKENLFEHRFFDASSTIVNRVKGVDGVGLGEILGLSYEGPRGADVQWVHPKLKALDQALRAALQLAPTPTELVDPANGERATVGYDSQAGYRLVDYTADLDTAVIAVDGAARPPEYYLLREGKLSSLGKAYPQIDRAALGQTRLVYYKARDGQTIPAFLTTPSTELCGAGPWPSVVHPHGGPWSRDHMGFDGSMWVPLMASRCMAVLQPQYRGSQGWGRQLWVAGDAEWGQKMQDDKDDGVRWLIEQKIAQPGRVAMFGFSYGGYAAFAASVRPNGLYKCAIAGAGVSDIRKIWARFYTNPFFREAQAPTVEGLSPIDQADKIKIPIMIYHGDRDQTVPIEQSEWFAGKAKASGQPVEYHPIADYAHGPAWTRKIMGDQLGLIETYLLKGCGGSGL from the coding sequence ATGGACAAAATGCATGGGTTCGAACGCGTGACGCCAAGGCGACCGGCGCTTGAGCGGCTGACGCTCGGCTTCGCGCTGGCCTTGGCCGCGGTTACGGCGGCGCAGGCCAAGCCGGCGGTGCCGACGGTGGAACAATTGGCGGCGTTCCCGGCGGTGTCGAGTTTCAGCCTGTCGCCGGACGGCAAGCACCTGGCGGCGCTGCAGGCGCGCGGCGAGGAGCGGGTGATCCTGGTGTGGGACACCGGTGCGCTCGACAAGGCGCCGACCGTGATCGGCTCGGCCAAGATGAAGCTGCAGGGCGTGAGTTTCATCAAGGACGACCTGCTCGCGGTGTCGCTGTGGCAGCCCTACGACCTGCGCGCCGACCGCTTGTACAAGACTTTCACCAACAAGCTGATGATCACCGACCTGCAGGGCAAGCAGTGGCGCGAGCCGATGCCGCAGCAGCGCGCCGAGAGCCGCGACGAACAGGTGCGACAGGCCTTGTCGGTGCCCTCGATCCTCGACACGCTGCCCAACGATCCCGACCACGTGCTGGTGATCAACCGGGTCGGTTCGACCTCGGGCGATGTGTACAAGGTCGACCTGCGCAGCTTCAAGGCCGAGCGCGTGCAGCGCAGCCACGATCGCGTCGCCGGCTATCTGACCGACGCGCAGGGCAACCTCGCCGCGCGCCTGAGCAACGACACCGACGGCAAGGGCGCGTTCGTCGCCGCGCAGTTCCGCAATCCCAAAAGCGGCGAATGGGAAGAACACTTCCGCTCCTACGTCAAAAGCCGCGACGAGGTCGAGGTGGTCGGTTTTGCCGACGATCCGAACATCGCCTTCGTGCGCAGCAACGTCGGCCGCGACAAGTCGGTGATCTACGAATACGACATCGCCGCCAAGCGCAAGAAGGAGAACCTGTTCGAGCACCGCTTCTTCGATGCGTCCTCGACCATCGTCAACCGGGTCAAGGGCGTGGACGGCGTCGGCCTGGGCGAGATTCTCGGCCTGAGTTACGAAGGCCCGCGCGGCGCCGACGTGCAATGGGTGCATCCCAAGCTCAAGGCGCTCGATCAGGCCCTGCGCGCGGCGCTGCAACTCGCGCCGACGCCGACCGAACTGGTCGATCCGGCCAACGGCGAGCGGGCCACCGTCGGTTACGACAGTCAGGCCGGTTACCGGCTGGTCGACTACACCGCCGACCTCGACACCGCGGTGATCGCGGTCGACGGCGCGGCGCGTCCGCCGGAGTACTACCTGCTGCGCGAGGGCAAGCTGTCGTCGCTGGGCAAGGCGTATCCGCAGATCGATCGCGCCGCGCTCGGCCAGACCCGGTTGGTGTACTACAAGGCGCGCGACGGCCAGACGATACCGGCGTTCCTGACCACGCCGAGCACCGAACTGTGCGGCGCCGGCCCGTGGCCGTCGGTGGTGCATCCGCACGGCGGACCGTGGTCGCGCGATCACATGGGCTTCGACGGCTCGATGTGGGTGCCGCTGATGGCGTCGCGCTGCATGGCGGTGTTGCAGCCGCAGTATCGCGGCTCGCAGGGCTGGGGCCGGCAGTTGTGGGTCGCCGGCGACGCCGAATGGGGCCAGAAGATGCAGGACGACAAGGACGACGGCGTGCGTTGGCTGATCGAGCAGAAGATCGCCCAGCCCGGCCGCGTGGCGATGTTCGGCTTCTCCTACGGCGGTTATGCCGCGTTCGCCGCGTCGGTGCGCCCGAACGGCCTGTACAAATGCGCGATCGCCGGCGCCGGCGTGTCCGACATCCGCAAGATCTGGGCGCGGTTCTACACCAACCCGTTCTTCCGCGAGGCGCAGGCGCCGACCGTCGAAGGGTTGAGCCCGATCGATCAGGCCGACAAGATCAAGATCCCGATCATGATCTACCACGGCGACCGCGATCAGACCGTGCCGATCGAGCAGTCCGAATGGTTCGCCGGCAAGGCCAAGGCGTCCGGGCAACCGGTCGAGTACCACCCGATCGCCGACTATGCGCACGGCCCGGCCTGGACCCGCAAGATCATGGGCGATCAGTTGGGATTGATCGAAACCTATTTGCTCAAGGGCTGCGGTGGGTCGGGGCTGTAA
- the fusA gene encoding elongation factor G, which yields MNTTNTTTRTLNPSRWRNLGIIAHVDAGKTTLTERLLWKTGAIHRVGEVHDGAATTDFDPIEQRRGITIGAAAVQTHWTPQGQPEHRLTIIDTPGHIDFAIEVERSLRVLDGAVAVFSAVDGVQPQSESVWRQARRHGVPLIAFVNKMDRVGASFEQTLAQMRDKLDATPWAIGLPLGAESELRGWVDLVARELVLWDEAGGIARRGWNDEETREHEPLRERLIEAVADHDDELAQAFLEARAIDTELLKAALRRGTLKGAGTPVLGGSAFKNKGVETLLDAIVDYLPSPLDRPMVTAQTEDGEVALAPDASGPLGGLVFKIVHQEHGALSFVRLYSGTLRVGDTVWASRRERAQRVGRLVVVQADHGRDVEVAYAGEIVAIQGWKDAVSGETLSGVERKLVLDTIQAQPAVLSWRLTAGKASDLIRLGQGLASLAQEDPSFRVGTDPETGETLVWGMGELHLDVMVERLREGWGVDVRTGSPRVAYQETPSAAVAGIEGRVVKRNGGQGQFARVTIDVAPREDGQFEFVDRTSGGVVPKSFVNATEKGLRAALSEGPRGYPLVGLTVSLTDGETHAVDSSELAFQRAASEALKAALAVAGTTLLEPVMALVIDTPAGNVGDVVGDLQRRSGRVLGIEDKGSRTDVTARAPLAELSGYATALRSLTQGRASASVVFNGYEQARPAARAG from the coding sequence ATGAACACCACGAACACCACTACCCGCACCCTCAACCCCTCGCGCTGGCGCAACCTGGGAATCATCGCCCACGTCGACGCCGGCAAGACCACGCTGACCGAACGGCTGCTGTGGAAAACCGGCGCGATCCATCGCGTCGGCGAAGTCCACGACGGCGCCGCCACCACCGACTTCGATCCGATCGAACAACGGCGCGGCATCACCATCGGCGCGGCCGCCGTGCAGACGCACTGGACCCCGCAAGGCCAGCCCGAGCATCGGCTGACCATCATCGACACCCCCGGCCACATCGACTTCGCGATCGAAGTCGAGCGTTCGCTGCGCGTGCTCGACGGCGCGGTCGCCGTGTTCAGCGCGGTCGACGGCGTGCAGCCGCAATCGGAAAGCGTGTGGCGTCAGGCGCGCCGGCACGGCGTGCCGCTGATCGCGTTCGTCAACAAGATGGACCGCGTCGGCGCGTCGTTCGAGCAGACCCTCGCGCAGATGCGCGACAAGCTCGATGCGACGCCGTGGGCGATCGGTCTGCCGCTGGGCGCGGAAAGCGAACTGCGCGGTTGGGTCGACCTGGTCGCGCGCGAACTCGTGCTGTGGGACGAGGCGGGCGGCATCGCCCGGCGTGGCTGGAACGACGAGGAAACGCGAGAGCACGAACCGCTGCGCGAGCGCCTGATCGAGGCCGTCGCCGATCACGACGACGAACTCGCGCAGGCCTTCCTGGAAGCGCGCGCGATCGACACCGAACTGCTCAAGGCGGCGCTGCGTCGCGGCACCCTGAAAGGCGCCGGCACGCCGGTGCTCGGCGGTTCCGCGTTCAAGAACAAGGGCGTGGAAACCCTGCTCGACGCCATCGTCGACTACCTGCCGTCGCCGCTCGACCGTCCAATGGTGACGGCGCAAACCGAAGACGGCGAAGTCGCGCTGGCACCCGATGCGTCCGGCCCGCTGGGCGGCCTGGTGTTCAAGATCGTGCATCAGGAACACGGTGCGCTGTCGTTCGTGCGCTTGTACTCGGGCACGCTGCGGGTCGGCGATACGGTGTGGGCCTCGCGTCGCGAGCGCGCGCAACGGGTCGGCCGGCTGGTGGTGGTGCAGGCCGATCACGGCCGCGATGTCGAGGTGGCGTATGCCGGCGAGATCGTCGCGATCCAGGGATGGAAGGACGCGGTCAGCGGCGAAACCCTCAGCGGCGTCGAACGCAAGCTCGTGCTCGACACGATCCAGGCGCAGCCGGCGGTGTTGTCGTGGCGTCTGACCGCGGGCAAGGCCAGCGACCTGATCCGTCTGGGCCAGGGCTTGGCCAGCCTGGCCCAGGAAGATCCCTCGTTCCGGGTCGGCACCGATCCGGAAACCGGCGAAACCCTGGTCTGGGGCATGGGCGAGCTGCATCTGGACGTCATGGTCGAGCGCCTGCGCGAAGGCTGGGGCGTGGACGTGCGCACCGGTTCGCCGCGCGTGGCCTACCAGGAAACCCCGAGCGCCGCGGTCGCGGGCATCGAGGGCCGGGTGGTCAAGCGCAACGGCGGGCAGGGCCAGTTCGCGCGGGTGACGATCGATGTCGCGCCGCGCGAGGACGGGCAGTTCGAGTTCGTCGATCGCACCAGCGGCGGCGTGGTGCCCAAGAGCTTCGTCAATGCGACGGAGAAGGGCCTGCGCGCGGCGTTGAGCGAAGGTCCGCGCGGTTATCCGTTGGTCGGCCTCACCGTCAGCCTCACCGACGGCGAGACCCACGCGGTGGACTCCAGCGAGCTGGCGTTCCAGCGCGCCGCGAGCGAAGCCTTGAAGGCGGCGTTGGCGGTGGCCGGCACGACCTTGCTCGAACCGGTGATGGCGTTGGTCATCGACACCCCCGCCGGCAACGTCGGCGATGTGGTCGGCGATCTGCAACGTCGCTCGGGCCGGGTGCTCGGCATCGAGGACAAGGGCAGCCGCACGGACGTGACCGCGCGCGCGCCGCTGGCCGAGCTGTCGGGTTATGCGACCGCGCTGCGCTCGCTGACCCAGGGGCGGGCGTCGGCGTCGGTGGTGTTCAACGGCTACGAGCAGGCACGGCCCGCGGCCCGGGCCGGGTAG
- a CDS encoding TonB-dependent receptor plug domain-containing protein, with amino-acid sequence MASRICVAPKRHRLSSALIAALILPVAGVAFAQDAAKPDAEAPAKPTTTSATSLETVTVTGSRIGRDTFTSVSPLQVITREETTLAGFNSTAGALQSTAVTAGSGQINNAYGGFVTNGGPGANTLGLRGMNPTRTLILLNGRRVAPAGSRGSVGSADLNVLPSAMIDHIEILKDGASSIYGSDAIAGVVNIVTRKNINEFSVEAQYNVTEDGGGDETRYSLAWGKTGDRFSISGSFEAYDRNELNLGDRDWTKCNTDYRRTVTRDTSGNVTGVGAWGSADFVDPLTGRPKCYPITGTGSNGVTINTIGTNTRAGVGAAGSVGTTFNRWRPNSSITTGLPGFEGVGGGSNNLNVRDTFDPRILNRSLISPVEVKTGFVQGAYDLQALGNAEVYFELLGNRRESSQTGYRQLSLDYARGSLLLPASLQTSLFQAPPTEISNGQPVAVRAFIGFGNDHSSQTVDFWKATGGLRGDFVWTDWRYDFMVSKARSDADYTFQSFLTDRVARSLDVVAAPGGGFACRNAADGCVAAPFLTSQVIGGVLPENWKNYVFRPVTGNTLYEESTVNFAIDGPLFSLPYGQVRGAFGVEYRHSKIDDSPSVDAVNRNLFGLTSGDPTRGNDSVKEIYGEVEVPVLSGLKGAEELIFNLSARYTDYKSYGSDNTYKIGGLWTPVNWLTLRASYGTSYRAPALFEQFLGATSGFLPASNDPCNNYGADPDASVALAANCASEGLPGNFNATSSITSIGLGGAAQGLKAETSKNFTTGIVLQPEFSKNFGDLSFAVDYYKIEVENGVARAGGANILDFCYNDPSFRAGGSYCRVVAPRAAGSNALTVQDSYFNLATDRVRGLDFTVRYVRDLGPGTLRTTLQATHFLEQSSKLFDGDPVRDVNGNVGSPSMSATLDTTYDWKNWKIRYGLEWIDSTQSYGYYGLDRETSPFKMHTEDYYLSNVSAQYKLDKWTFTGGVRNVFDAEPKTISQSGVYNRVGNAPLYSGYDYVGRSFFLNVQAKF; translated from the coding sequence ATGGCTTCACGTATTTGTGTTGCACCCAAGCGGCACCGTCTCAGCTCCGCGCTGATCGCGGCGCTGATCCTGCCGGTCGCCGGCGTCGCGTTCGCTCAGGACGCCGCCAAGCCGGACGCCGAGGCGCCCGCCAAGCCGACCACGACCTCCGCGACCAGCCTGGAGACGGTCACCGTCACCGGCTCGCGCATCGGCCGCGACACCTTCACCTCGGTTTCGCCGCTGCAGGTCATCACCCGCGAAGAAACCACCCTGGCCGGCTTCAACTCCACCGCCGGCGCGCTGCAGAGCACCGCCGTCACCGCGGGCTCGGGGCAGATCAACAACGCCTACGGCGGCTTCGTCACCAACGGCGGCCCGGGTGCCAACACCCTCGGCCTGCGCGGCATGAACCCGACCCGCACCCTGATCCTGCTCAACGGCCGCCGCGTGGCGCCAGCGGGTTCGCGCGGTTCGGTCGGCTCGGCCGACCTCAACGTGCTGCCCAGCGCGATGATCGACCACATCGAAATCCTCAAGGACGGCGCCTCGTCGATCTACGGTTCCGACGCGATCGCCGGCGTGGTCAACATCGTCACCCGCAAGAACATCAACGAGTTCTCGGTCGAAGCCCAGTACAACGTGACCGAAGACGGCGGCGGCGACGAAACCCGTTACTCGCTGGCATGGGGCAAGACCGGCGACCGCTTCAGCATCTCCGGCTCGTTCGAAGCCTACGACCGCAACGAACTGAACCTGGGCGACCGCGACTGGACCAAGTGCAACACCGACTACCGCCGCACCGTCACCCGCGACACCTCCGGCAACGTGACCGGCGTGGGCGCGTGGGGCAGCGCCGACTTCGTCGACCCGCTGACCGGCAGGCCGAAGTGCTACCCGATCACCGGCACCGGCTCCAACGGCGTCACCATCAACACCATCGGCACCAACACCCGCGCCGGCGTCGGCGCGGCCGGCTCGGTCGGCACCACGTTCAACCGCTGGCGCCCGAATTCGTCCATCACCACCGGCCTGCCGGGCTTCGAGGGCGTGGGCGGCGGCAGCAACAACCTCAACGTGCGCGACACCTTCGACCCGCGCATTCTCAACCGCTCGCTGATCTCGCCGGTGGAAGTGAAGACCGGCTTCGTCCAGGGCGCCTACGACCTGCAGGCGCTCGGCAACGCCGAGGTGTACTTCGAACTGCTCGGCAATCGCCGCGAATCCAGCCAGACCGGCTACCGCCAGCTGTCGCTGGACTACGCCCGCGGCAGCCTGCTGCTGCCGGCCTCGCTGCAGACCAGCCTGTTCCAGGCCCCGCCGACCGAGATCAGCAACGGTCAGCCGGTAGCGGTGCGCGCCTTCATCGGCTTCGGCAACGATCACAGCTCGCAGACGGTCGACTTCTGGAAGGCCACCGGCGGCCTGCGCGGCGATTTCGTGTGGACCGACTGGCGCTACGACTTCATGGTCAGCAAGGCGCGTTCGGACGCCGACTACACCTTCCAGTCGTTCCTGACCGACCGCGTGGCGCGCAGCCTCGACGTGGTCGCCGCGCCGGGCGGCGGTTTCGCTTGCCGCAACGCGGCCGACGGCTGCGTGGCCGCGCCGTTCCTGACCTCGCAGGTCATCGGCGGCGTGCTGCCGGAGAACTGGAAGAACTACGTGTTCCGCCCGGTCACCGGCAACACCCTGTATGAAGAAAGCACCGTCAACTTCGCGATCGACGGTCCGCTGTTCTCGCTGCCGTACGGCCAGGTGCGCGGCGCGTTCGGTGTCGAGTACCGCCACTCCAAGATCGACGACAGCCCGTCGGTCGACGCGGTGAATCGCAACCTGTTCGGCCTGACCTCGGGCGATCCGACCCGCGGCAACGATTCGGTCAAGGAAATCTACGGCGAAGTCGAAGTGCCGGTGCTGTCGGGCCTGAAGGGCGCGGAAGAACTGATCTTCAACCTGTCGGCCCGCTACACCGACTACAAGTCCTACGGCAGCGACAACACCTACAAGATCGGCGGCCTGTGGACTCCGGTCAACTGGCTGACCCTGCGTGCGTCCTACGGTACGTCCTACCGCGCCCCGGCGCTGTTCGAACAGTTCCTCGGCGCCACCTCGGGCTTCCTGCCCGCGAGCAACGACCCGTGCAACAACTACGGCGCCGATCCGGACGCGTCGGTCGCGCTGGCCGCCAACTGCGCCTCCGAAGGCCTGCCGGGCAACTTCAACGCGACCAGCAGCATCACCTCGATCGGCCTGGGCGGCGCCGCGCAGGGCCTGAAGGCGGAAACCTCGAAGAACTTCACCACCGGCATCGTGCTGCAGCCGGAATTCTCGAAGAACTTCGGCGACCTGTCGTTCGCGGTGGACTACTACAAGATCGAAGTGGAGAACGGCGTCGCGCGCGCCGGCGGCGCCAACATCCTGGACTTCTGCTACAACGATCCGTCGTTCCGCGCCGGCGGCAGCTACTGCCGCGTGGTCGCTCCCCGCGCCGCGGGCAGCAACGCGCTGACCGTCCAGGACAGCTACTTCAACCTGGCCACCGACCGCGTGCGCGGCCTGGACTTCACCGTCCGCTATGTCCGCGATCTGGGCCCGGGCACCCTGCGCACCACCTTGCAGGCGACCCACTTCCTGGAGCAGTCCAGCAAGCTGTTCGATGGCGACCCGGTGCGCGATGTCAACGGCAACGTGGGTTCGCCGTCGATGAGCGCCACGCTCGACACCACCTACGACTGGAAGAACTGGAAGATCCGCTACGGTCTGGAATGGATCGACTCCACCCAGAGCTACGGCTACTACGGTCTGGATCGCGAGACCTCGCCGTTCAAGATGCACACCGAGGACTACTACCTGTCGAACGTCTCGGCGCAGTACAAGCTGGACAAGTGGACCTTCACCGGCGGCGTGCGCAACGTGTTCGACGCCGAGCCGAAGACCATCTCGCAGTCGGGCGTGTACAACCGCGTGGGTAACGCGCCGCTGTACAGCGGTTACGACTACGTCGGTCGCTCGTTCTTCCTGAACGTCCAGGCGAAGTTCTGA
- a CDS encoding AAA family ATPase has translation MFEFRSLEVVHWDYWQRFQLPLDASIVTVVGPNGSGKTTLLDALRTLLAIEDRDTARDYKTYLRHNGKPYAWLRAVVSNRPDKRGGRPFFPIKDDVVTLACRIRKRGGDWSRDYQIVAGDTPVETLEQGGDWLGVRDYRVRLAGAGLTRAICRVLTLEQGATDKLCQYSPRDLLQLIFDVFEDKAVLDDYQRARTEQFDVEKELQQLGQDLAGLHLRLESAKADVRSFEEGNALRNQRHRLESEIAPKVELADQRVAIEGAKPRLTGLRRALRERERILEEMRADDAIAATGRDVLQEAMREARRQVSASEQAFTQARDAARDAEMLVKRRDELARLQAQRGAIDVEALSASVESGRRRQAELKLEAERDRKRSGEISAQTAALSGGGRIVEPFERDFRAGLEQAGIKHQVLTELVEIADPQWSVAVEAVLAPYRHLLVLENPKDARIAWKLGESQQYRHFIVAERAPVPKASAGSLLEVVRFSADPPAWLPRQLDRIRRVTDIEHGARLPAGQDWITQKGYLRESRGGRHIGGNQHHFGSGARQSHLAELRAELATITQRAQSREAELHELSQRVDADQSRLMGLDAAQELVTRANEFADAQARLPELAEAAGEAAAALAQARAKIDEAAEQDKAEGIAAAKRQGQIDALARELRERGQQIHGERQSLIQRIVDYRRKRALMPDAWRSPAALAAARAEYESTSAVRREIERMDDRLERGGFVSDESCVPLRDKIGADHDELESSIGRREAHLDRAKRLTEEARGAYINVLRATVRRYKKNLAALGELAGIGVDADMPELANDDVTLAQAGLSVRFDFDRKGWIGLDDGEASGGQQVMKSLLLLVALLRDEDQPGGFVFIDEPFAHLDVFNIEKVGRFLRATDAQYILTTPITHNLNVFEPSDLVLATSKRRGGNPWAEAVAVLKRKREDSKAA, from the coding sequence ATGTTTGAGTTCCGCTCCCTCGAAGTCGTCCACTGGGATTACTGGCAGCGTTTCCAGTTGCCGCTGGACGCGTCCATCGTCACCGTGGTCGGTCCCAACGGCTCGGGCAAGACCACCTTGCTCGACGCGCTGCGTACCTTGCTGGCGATCGAAGACCGCGACACTGCGCGCGACTACAAGACCTATCTGCGCCACAACGGCAAACCGTACGCATGGCTGCGCGCGGTGGTCAGCAATCGTCCGGACAAGCGCGGCGGACGGCCGTTCTTTCCGATCAAGGACGACGTGGTCACTTTGGCCTGCCGCATCCGCAAGCGCGGCGGCGACTGGAGCCGCGATTACCAGATCGTCGCCGGCGACACCCCGGTGGAAACCCTGGAGCAGGGCGGCGATTGGCTCGGTGTACGCGACTACCGCGTGCGCCTGGCCGGCGCCGGGCTGACCCGCGCGATCTGCCGCGTGCTCACGCTCGAACAAGGCGCGACCGACAAACTCTGCCAATACTCGCCGCGAGACCTGCTGCAACTGATCTTCGACGTGTTCGAAGACAAGGCGGTGCTCGACGATTACCAGCGCGCGCGCACCGAGCAGTTCGATGTCGAAAAGGAGTTGCAGCAGCTCGGCCAGGACTTGGCCGGTCTGCATCTGCGGCTGGAATCGGCCAAGGCCGACGTGCGTTCGTTCGAGGAAGGTAATGCGCTGCGCAATCAGCGCCATCGCCTGGAAAGCGAAATCGCGCCGAAGGTCGAACTGGCCGATCAGCGCGTGGCGATCGAAGGCGCCAAGCCGCGTCTGACCGGCCTGCGCCGCGCGCTGCGCGAGCGCGAGCGGATCCTCGAGGAGATGCGCGCCGACGACGCGATCGCCGCGACCGGCCGCGACGTACTGCAGGAAGCGATGCGCGAAGCGCGCCGTCAGGTGAGCGCGAGCGAGCAGGCGTTCACCCAGGCGCGCGATGCCGCGCGCGACGCCGAGATGCTGGTCAAGCGCCGCGACGAACTGGCGCGTCTGCAAGCTCAGCGCGGCGCGATCGATGTCGAGGCGCTCAGCGCCAGCGTCGAAAGCGGACGCCGCCGTCAGGCCGAGCTGAAGCTGGAAGCCGAGCGCGATCGCAAGCGCAGCGGCGAGATTTCCGCGCAGACCGCCGCGCTCAGCGGCGGCGGCCGCATCGTCGAACCGTTCGAACGCGACTTCCGCGCCGGGCTCGAACAGGCCGGCATCAAGCATCAGGTGCTGACCGAGCTGGTCGAGATCGCCGATCCGCAGTGGTCGGTGGCGGTCGAGGCGGTGCTGGCGCCGTACCGACATCTGCTGGTGCTGGAAAATCCCAAGGACGCGCGGATCGCGTGGAAGCTCGGCGAGAGCCAGCAGTACCGTCACTTCATCGTCGCCGAACGCGCGCCGGTGCCCAAGGCCAGCGCCGGTTCCTTGCTGGAGGTGGTGCGTTTCTCGGCCGATCCGCCGGCGTGGTTGCCGCGTCAGCTCGATCGCATCCGCCGCGTCACCGACATCGAACACGGCGCGCGCCTGCCGGCCGGGCAGGACTGGATCACCCAGAAGGGCTATCTGCGCGAAAGCCGCGGCGGCCGCCACATCGGCGGCAACCAGCATCATTTCGGCAGCGGTGCGCGCCAGTCGCATCTGGCCGAACTGCGCGCCGAGCTGGCGACGATCACCCAGCGCGCGCAATCGCGCGAAGCCGAACTGCACGAACTGAGCCAGCGCGTCGACGCCGATCAATCGCGCCTGATGGGTCTGGACGCGGCGCAGGAACTGGTCACCCGCGCCAACGAATTCGCCGACGCGCAGGCGCGTCTGCCGGAACTCGCCGAAGCCGCCGGCGAAGCCGCCGCCGCATTGGCGCAGGCGCGCGCGAAGATCGACGAAGCCGCCGAGCAGGACAAGGCCGAAGGCATCGCTGCGGCCAAGCGCCAGGGCCAGATCGACGCACTCGCGCGCGAGTTGCGCGAACGCGGGCAGCAGATCCACGGCGAACGTCAGAGCCTGATCCAGCGCATCGTCGATTACCGCCGCAAGCGCGCGCTGATGCCCGATGCCTGGCGCAGCCCCGCCGCGCTCGCGGCCGCGCGCGCCGAGTACGAAAGCACCTCGGCGGTGCGGCGCGAGATCGAGCGCATGGACGATCGGCTCGAGCGCGGCGGTTTCGTCTCCGACGAATCCTGCGTTCCGTTGCGCGACAAGATCGGCGCCGATCACGACGAACTGGAAAGCTCCATCGGCCGTCGCGAAGCGCATCTGGACCGCGCCAAGCGCCTCACCGAGGAAGCGCGCGGCGCCTACATCAACGTGCTGCGCGCGACCGTGCGTCGCTACAAGAAGAACCTCGCCGCGCTCGGCGAACTGGCCGGTATCGGCGTCGACGCCGACATGCCGGAACTGGCGAACGACGACGTGACGTTGGCCCAGGCTGGTTTATCGGTGCGTTTCGATTTCGATCGCAAGGGCTGGATCGGCCTGGACGACGGCGAGGCTTCGGGCGGCCAGCAGGTGATGAAGTCACTGCTGCTGCTGGTGGCCTTGCTGCGCGACGAAGACCAGCCGGGCGGCTTCGTCTTTATCGACGAACCGTTCGCGCATCTGGACGTGTTCAACATCGAGAAGGTGGGCCGCTTCCTGCGCGCCACCGATGCGCAGTACATCCTGACCACGCCGATCACCCACAACCTCAACGTGTTCGAACCCTCCGACCTGGTGCTGGCGACCAGCAAGCGCCGCGGCGGCAACCCGTGGGCGGAAGCGGTGGCGGTGCTCAAGCGCAAGCGTGAGGACAGCAAGGCGGCGTGA